The following nucleotide sequence is from Salinispirillum sp. LH 10-3-1.
AAAGCCAACACCTTCTGGATATGATGTTGTGCGTAATCGGTTTCCTGGCGGAGTTCGGCCATCACATACAGCACATTGGGGTCTATTACACGAAACCACGAATGCGCGGCGTTGAGCTGATCACCCAATATTAAGCGTACTTCTGTCATGCTGGGGGCATCTCCGTTGGTTTTTGCGCTTTAGTACGACGGCATCGCTCACTGCAGTAACGCACATTGATCCAGTCTTTAGCCCATTTTTTTCGCCACGTGAACGGCCGCAGGCACACAGGGCATTCTTTAGTGGGTAGATCAGCTTTCTTACGCACTGGTGACCGCCTGATTTTTGAGCAAAGCCGGTACATGGGCCTGCACAGCCGGATCTTTGCGCCACGCCCACAGTCGTTCCCGTGCCGCCCGCCCCGTTTCTTCGTGGTCAAACAAGCGCTGTTGGTAGGTCGTTGGTGGGGCAGTATCAAGCCATTGTGCTTCGAGCGGCGAAAGTTGCCAGGGCGCATGCTGTAAGTGCAGGGGAAGTGATGCGAGCTCGGGTAGATAACGCCTAATAAACGCGCCCTCCGAATCTTTTCGCAGAGATTGTTGCAACGGATTATAGATCCGCAGAGTATTAAATCCGGTTAAACCAGCTTGCATTTGCACCTGTGAATAGTGAATTCCCGGCTCAAAGTCCAAAAAGTGCCGAGCAAGATGCTGGGCCACTGAACGCCAATCTAAACTCAGGTGATGGCAAGCCACACTGACCAACAAGGCACGCATGCGAAAGTTCACAAAGCCCGTTTGAAGCAGGGCATGCATGGAGGCGTCAACTAAAGGGTATCCCGTTTCTCCTTGTGCCCAGCGGGCAAACCGCTCTTGCTGAGAATCCGGAGATAGCGAAGCCCAATGCGCAGCCCAGTACTCGCCCATCACAGGATTAATAGCGCTGTGTTCCATATGTGAACCAGCTTCAAATTTTTGGATGAAGTGGCAATGCCAGCGTAAACGGGAATACAACGCCGACAATGAGGTTTTCGCCACACCTGATACCAAGGCCTGCTGTACTTGTTGACAAGCATCGCGAATGGACAAGCAACCATACGCCAGATACACCGACCAACGTGAGCTATGATCAGCGGCTGCTGCAGGTTTGCTGATACTACGCCGGTACAGTGATGCAGAGTGCTGCAAAAAATCGACCCAACGTTTTTGCGCTGCCTGTTCGCCACCGGGCTGATAAGCTTCATTGGTCCCTAGCCACGACTTCGGTAACCGGGAGCAGACCAACCTCTTCCAATCGTCTGTTTCCGGTATTGCCACTGGTTTCAGGCTTGCCAAGTTGGCCTGCGCTAAGGGTTCTGCCAGAAAGTGATTAGCGAAGGTGGTCCAGCCTTGACGCCCTCTTTGCCCACGCTGTACAGCAAGCTGCTGTAACTCGATCCACCTTACCTGTTGCTCGGCACACCAGTGTGCCACCTGTCGGTCACGTGCATAGGTGTTGGCCAAACCCACTTCTTCATGACTGAACAAGGTGTGCAGACCCCATGTACGATGAATAAGCGGCAAAACGTCGTCGATCGGCGCCCAAAACACCACCAAACGATGACCCAGCGCTCGTAGCTGAGCGGAAAGGTCTGCGAGCGCTTGTACTAAGAAACGATGGTGCGGGAGAGAATAATGTGGATCGTTAAGATACAAAGGCTCAATACAGTAAAATAGTAATGTAGGACGATCGGCGGCGCAGGCTGCGGCTAGTGCGGGGTGATCTCGCAGGCGCAAATCACGTTTAAACCACACGGCATTGATACCATCCACAGGGGCTACATTAGGCATTGATAGTCTCATGCGATGTTAACGCACCAAGTGCATTTTTAGATCAACCCGTGGTCGCTCCAACGTTACGACCAGACATCCATTCACACCGTTCCTTCGTAATAGCAGCATTATTGTCTAGGTCATTGTTGTCCCATGCACTTGCCCATCACCTTACTCTGGCTCGACCGCTGTTTAGGCATCGAGGACAACGAAGCTTTGTATGCCGCAATACGTCATGCCCAGCAGCACCAGCAACCCCTGCTGGCCTTCGTCAGCACACACCGTAAAGCGTGGCTTAGTCAGCACTTACCCTCAACCAAAGATCCGCATAGCGCGGCTCTGGCACGGCAGAGCGCTGCCTTTGATGCACAGCTACAACTTGCACAACACAGCATCCAGCTGCGCGTCACCGACTTATCAGCCAGTACCGTCATTACAGCGTTGTGCCAGGAGAGTTCCGTCAGTGCACTCTTTACCGACGCCCACGCCGATGCGGAAAAAGCCCGGTTGTTGCGCGCTTTTGCGCGCAGTGGACTGGCAGTACAGCGCATCGGCAGCAACACACTGCTGAATGCCGACGAACGCCAGGCCTTGCCCGATCAACTTATAGGGCGCTTTACCAAGTTCTATCACCAAGTCAAAGGCATTCCCGTCGCTCGCCCTGCCGAGCGCTTCGTGCTTGAAGAGATCGTAGATCCGCCGCCAAGCGCTACATGGCCAAACAGGCTACGAACACTACACGGAGACTCGCCAAGGCGAACAAACAGCACGCATGTTCTGCCCATCACACAAGGAGAACTCGACGCATGGTGGCAGGAATACTTGTGGGCATCGCGTGCTCTCGCAAAATATAAACATACACGTAACCAGCCTATGGGGCGCACCGCCTTCAGTCGCTTGAGTGCCGCATTGGCATTAGGCACGCTGTCACCGCAGACAGTGTGTACGCACATCGAAGCCTTTGAGCACCAGTTAGAGCAGAATGAATCCACGCAATGGCTGCGCTACGAGCTGTTCTGGCGGGAGTATTTTCATTGGGCGGGCGAACGTTTAGGCAGCGCGCTTTTTCAAGCACCCGCGCCCGCGTTGTCGACGGCGCAAGCGCGCGCTTTAAACGCGTGGTGCAATGGACAAACGGGGGAGGGGATTGTCGATGCAGGAATGCATGAACTGCTGGCTACTGGCTTTATGAGCAACCGTGTGCGGCAATTGGCCGCAAGCTGTCTGGTACACAACCTAAACGTACCCTGGCAATACGGTGCCGCGTGGTTTGAACAGCACCTTATCGACTACGATGTGAACAGTAACTATGGCAACTGGGGATACATTGCCGGACAGCATCCACTCAGCGCGGCACCGCATGCCTTTGATCTAAGCTGGCAAACACAGCAGCACGACCCCGATGGCGAATATCGTCGGGCTTGGGGTGCGCTTAACTAGCGGTGTGCGCCCAGCAGTTTGCCTCAGCGGCGATACAGCACCTTGATCAGGTGATAGCCGAATTTCGTTTTAATCGGCCCTTGAATACCGGTACCGGTACCAGAAAACACCGCCTTATCAAACGCCGGTACCATAGCACCACGCCGAAATTCTCCGAGGTCACCCCCTTTTTTGCCCGACGGGCAGATGGAATGAGCGCGTGCTAACTTGCCGAAGTCGGCCCCCTTGTTCAGCTCGCTTAACAGGGTTAAGGCTTTTTGCTCGTCGCGCACTAAGATGTGTAGGGCCGAGGCCAGCGTGGCGCCTTTTTTACCGAGCAACGCTTTTTGACTAGCCGCAGCGATTTGCTCTTTGATGGACGGTTTCACCTAAGGGTGTTCCTCGTTAATGATTGACCAGTCGCTGGCTTTACCCAACGCATTACGTGGCAATTCTACACCAAAGGTAAAGGCTTGCGGACACTCTGCCGCGGAGAGATGACGTTGACACCACGCCTGCAATTGTTGACGCAAATCGTCAGGCCGTATGGTTGCGTCTGCGGGAACGACAAAGGCTTTTAGGCGGTCGCCCTCGGCGGGTAACATCAAACGCACCGCAACGGACTGAACGTAAGGTAACTGCCGCAATTTTTCGGCCACACTGTCCGGAAATACATTGATACCGGCCACTTGCACCGCGTGATCCCGGCGGCCTTGCGGCACGAACATGCGCGCAGTCTGCCAAGCGATATGGTCACTGAGAGGGTATTGCGTCTGCGTGCGTGCATCTAACAAGGTGTCCGGGCGTTCATCGAGCCGCTGCCAGCGCGGCAGCAACTCAAAGGGTTCATCGGGATGACGGCGGAAGCCCAAGCCGCTGGTTTCGCTGGAACCGTAAATTTCTATATGCTGAGACAATCCTTGTTGCATCAGTGCCAACACCACAGCTTTGTCACTGGGGCCGGTGGAAGTAACACCGATGACGCCCGGCGCAAAGGGTTGCTGGCTGCGGCTGACTTGCTTCCAGACAAAAGGAAAGCCAATGACCACATCTCCCGCCTCTACACGCCGCCCCTGAACCAAGGCAAAGGCTTGCATGCCGCGAATCACCGGCACGTCCAATAGACTGGGCAACAGGGCAGAAAATAAAAAGCCATAGATATGATGGCAGGGGCTGAGTGCGATGATGCGGCGAACCGCACCGTGCTCGGTGAATACCGTGCGAAAGAATTCAATTTCAGACACCAGATCATGCCAGTCTTGAGCGCATGTTGTGGGTTCACCGGTACTGCCCGACGTTGTGAACGAAAGGTTTCTGGTACCCCGCACTCTGGCCTCGGTGATCAATTCCGTCCATTCACCCAAGGTGTTGTAACGCAGCAGATAGTCTTCCAACCCACTCTCACGAATTTGAAAGAAATCCGCCACGCGCGTCGCTAAGGCAAACCGTTCTAACGAATCGGCCTGCAACGACAGATGAGGGAAGTCGGCGGGTGCTGAACGGACGACCGTATGCTGATCCCAGTCGTCGGGTACGATGTCCTGCCCGCGCCTGAGGCTTTTAAGCTCGTCTGCCAGCAATGCTTTGAGCACGGCCAGCAGATCGGTTTGCCTCAGCTCTAAACCGTTCATGCGTTCCTTTGATACCACTGCTGGTACCTACAGACGCTTAACGAAAACCCAGTAGGAGTCGCCGCTCAAGGCTTTCTTCATATGAACCTTCACCTTGGTCGGTTTCATTTCATAGTCGAAAGTGTATTCAAACATGACGTTTAAATCGCCTTTCTTCACACCTTCATCAAAACGCCCTTTGAATTCTGGACGGTTGGTGCAGGGTGCAACTTCTTTGAAAAAGCTTTTACCCATGACTTCACTGGGCTTACGGCCGGTGATGTCACCCTCAGCAGCGTTGTATTGCAGGATTTTACCTTGCGCATCAAGCTGGATTGCGCCGAAGGCGACCTCATCCAGCTGCCCTTTTGACATCTTGGCTAAAGTGTTTTCAATGTTGTCAGAACCGAACGATAGTATTTCCATGTTGCTTACTGCCTCTATTGAGTATTGACTGTCTAATATTAAGAAAGACTTATGTGGTGAGTACGACACTGATGTTCGTAATGGATCTGTTTACACAATTACTTATATTCTCGCCCTACGGATATTCGAAATGTCGCCTTACCGCGAGATAATCCTCCTTAAGCTGCGCCAAAGAGAAATAGTGCAAACCGTGATAAGGGTGAAAACTGGGTTCAAACACCGCCTGCAATTGCCCATCTGGGTTTAACAACACAAGTTTTACCCCGTGGTTAACAGTGTAGTCGGTATTTGTCGTTACTGCAGTGCGACTCACACTCGTACTTTGGTCGAACGACCTGACATTATGTGCGCCCAGATGACTGGCAACACGCTGATAGGTTATACCCAACCCCCGCTCAAAGGGTACAAAACGCTCTCCGGGTGCTCCAGTGTGTGTTAGGCCAATCAGGTCCGGATGGAAGTGTGTGACGTACCGCGCCAGCTGGGCCGGAGTATCCCGCTCAGCATCGACGGAATAGAACAATAACCCCACATCGGCGTAAGCACTGTCTTCTTCTGCCAAGAGGCGCGTCAGTGCTGCCACACTGGCCAACGTGCTGGCGCAAAATTGTGGACAATGGGTAAAGCCATAAGACACCAGATGCCAGCGCCCCTTGAGTTCGGCTTGGGTAAATGGCCGGTTCTGATGATCGGTTACCTGAAAGTCCGGCACCTTAGGGCTAGGGTATAGAACAATACCTTGCACCGTGGGCGCGCGCTGGGGTTGCCCCAGTAAATAAAGCCCCCCGGCAAGGATCGCCAACAGCAGCGCAACGCCGCACACGCCCAACAGTATGCGCTGCCTTCGAGTGATGCGTTGTTGTGCACTCACCTCGGCCATGCGATCGCCTTCAAGAGAAGAACGTCAGGCGCGTGATTTGAATGTAGTTGGCTTCAATGGCCATCATCACCACAAAGACGAGAATGGCCAGCGTCGGCAACCCCAGTAGTAATTTCAAAGCAAGGCGCTCCCACTTAACGTGCATAAAGACGGCGATGATCACGCCTGCCTTTAAGACCATAAAGAAGATCACCAGGGCCCAGCGCAGCCCCCCTTGAACCTCATAGTAGTCCACCAGGTAAGAAAAAAAGCTCAGGACAAACAACAATCCCCACACCTTGAGGAATAGGGATATAGGTGGTTGATGGTGGCTAGCTTCGCTCATGGTCGCCCCCTACAGCAGGTAGAAGAATGCAAAGATGAATACCCACACCAAGTCGACGAAGTGCCAGTACAAACCGGTGATCTCGACAATGGCGTAGCCTTTTTGCTCATAGTGTCCGCGGTGCACTCGCCTTGCGACGATGGCAATGTAGATTACGCCCCCCAAGACGTGCAGGCCGTGAAAGCCGGTGATCATAAAGAACACCGCACCAAACTGTTCGGCGCCTAACGGGTTGGCCCAGGGGCGAATACCTTTGTGTACGATCAACTCTGTCCACTCGAAGGCCTGCATACCAACAAAGCTCAAGCCCAGTAACGCGGTCGCTGCCATCAAAAGTACCGTTTTACGACGATCACCAAGGTAGGCGTAGTTCACAGCCATTGCCATGGTGCCGCTACTGGTGATCAAGATGAAGGTCATCAAAGCGATCAGCAACAGCGGAAACTCATGCCCAAATACCGTCATAGCGAAGATCTCGCCGGTTTCCGGCCAAGCGTCCGCCGTGGACATGCGAACCGCCATGTAGCCCACCAGGAAGATACCGAAGATGAAGGTATCGCCGAGGAGGAATATCCACATCATCACCTTGCCCCAAGGCATGGCAAAGGTTTCTTTATCCCCCGACCAGTCGGCCACCACCCCTTGCCATGTATCGGTACCGGTTACCTGAGATTCTTTAGGAGTCGCTGTCATCTGAAATCACCCTAGGCCGCAAAACACGGCAATGGCTCGATAGGTTTCTGGCGAGCGCGTTAACAGGAAGAACACCAACGCCCACAACACCAACAAGTAGTGCCAATAAGTGGTACTGAGCGAAAGACTGGTCTGCATACGTGCGGTTTCGGCACCTCGCCACAACAACCAGATAGCGCGCACCAAGACAAATAAACCCCCGAGTAGATGCAGCGCGTGTACAGCGGTGAGTAAGTAGAAATAGCTGTTAGCAGGATTACCATGCAGTGCGTAGCCCATACCACTGACGGTGCGCCACAAGGAGAATTGAGCCAACACAAAGGCCGCCGCCAAAAAGGCCGCCAGCAACATAGCCCACAACGCCTGCGTAGCGGCGTCATGGCGCAGCCGGATAAGCGCGACGTGCATTGCCAAGCTACTGAGGGCTAACCAGAGCGTGTTCAGCCACAAGGCGGTGGTGTTGGCAAAAGGTGACCAAGGCTCGCCAGCCAAGGGTTGAAAGCCGGGGAACTGAGAATGCGTTATAAAGGTCGCAAACATCAGCAAGAAAACCACACTGACAATGACCAAGAAGATGTGCAACATCAACCGCTGGCCGGCATACTGGGTGCCCGGTCCAATCGCCAATGCCATGGCCGACTCTTCGGCACTCGGGTCCCAAGGTTTTTCCATGATTTTACGAAACGGGTTCATGATTTCGACTCCACTGCAGAATCCGTGTCGGGTGCTAAACGTTCAACCTCTTCATCCGGCATGTTCTGCGGCAAAAAGTCCTGTACGGCACCCGGCACGCTGTAGTCGTAGGCCCAACGATGCACCACCGGTAAACGCGCCCCCCAATTGCCATGAGCGGGTGGTACGTCGGGGGTTTGCCATTCCAGCGAGGTTGCCCCCCAAGGGTTGTGGCCTGCTTTCGGGCCATGCCTCAGACTCCAGATTAAATTAACGATGAACACGACCTGCACCACCATCAGCACCAAGGCAAATACCGTAATGGCGGCGTTCAAGGTATGCGCCGATTGCGGCAGGAACAGCGTATCGCCCATGGCGAAATAGCGCCGTGGCACACCAAGGAAACCTAAGTAGTGCATGGGTAGGAATACCGCGTAAGCACCCAAAAAGGTCAGCCAGAAATGCAACTTGGCCATGCCTTCATGTAACAGACGACCAGTCACTAGCGGATACCAATGATAGATCGCAGCAAAGAGCACCATCACCGTGGATACACCCATTACCATGTGGAAATGCGCCACCACAAAGAAGGTGTCAGCGAGCGGCACATCGACAATCACATTACCCAAGAACAAGCCACTGAGCCCGCCATGAATAAAGGTAAAGACAAAGCCGATGGCGAAGAGCATGGGCGAATTCAAGCGGATGTTGCCCTGCCATAGCGTCAGCGTCCAGTTGTAGACTTTCAGCGCTGTCGGCACGGCGATGATCAAGGTGGTGGTGGCAAAAAAGAAGCCGAAGGCGAGATTCATCCCACTGACGTACATATGGTGCGCCCAAACCAAAAAGCTCAGTCCGCCAATGATCACAATGGCCCATACCATCATGCGGTAGCCGAAGATGTTCTTCCGGGCGTGGGTTGCAAGCACATCCGACACCATACCAAAGGCTGGTAAGGCGACGATGTACACTTCTGGATGACCAAAAAACCAGAACAAGTGCTGAAACAGCAACGGGCTCCCGCCGCTGTAATCCAGAGAGTCACCCAAGGACACCAGTTTCGGCATAAAGAAGCTTGTACCGGCCAACAAATCCAACGCCATCATAACCGCGCTGACCAATAACGCCGGAAACGCGAGCAGTCCCATCATGGACGCAGTAAAGATGCCCCAAAGCGTTAGAGGCATGCGCATCAGGGTCATACCGTGGGTGCGCGCTTGCAAAATGGTGGTAACGTAGTTCAAGCCACCCATGGTGAAGGCGACAATAAAGATCGCCAGTGACGCCAGCATCAAAATAATGCCCCATTCATGTCCCGGCGTTCCGGGCAAAATCGTTTGTGGTGG
It contains:
- a CDS encoding DUF2256 domain-containing protein produces the protein MYRLCSKIRRSPVRKKADLPTKECPVCLRPFTWRKKWAKDWINVRYCSERCRRTKAQKPTEMPPA
- a CDS encoding FAD-binding domain-containing protein; this encodes MPNVAPVDGINAVWFKRDLRLRDHPALAAACAADRPTLLFYCIEPLYLNDPHYSLPHHRFLVQALADLSAQLRALGHRLVVFWAPIDDVLPLIHRTWGLHTLFSHEEVGLANTYARDRQVAHWCAEQQVRWIELQQLAVQRGQRGRQGWTTFANHFLAEPLAQANLASLKPVAIPETDDWKRLVCSRLPKSWLGTNEAYQPGGEQAAQKRWVDFLQHSASLYRRSISKPAAAADHSSRWSVYLAYGCLSIRDACQQVQQALVSGVAKTSLSALYSRLRWHCHFIQKFEAGSHMEHSAINPVMGEYWAAHWASLSPDSQQERFARWAQGETGYPLVDASMHALLQTGFVNFRMRALLVSVACHHLSLDWRSVAQHLARHFLDFEPGIHYSQVQMQAGLTGFNTLRIYNPLQQSLRKDSEGAFIRRYLPELASLPLHLQHAPWQLSPLEAQWLDTAPPTTYQQRLFDHEETGRAARERLWAWRKDPAVQAHVPALLKNQAVTSA
- a CDS encoding FAD-binding domain-containing protein, which codes for MHLPITLLWLDRCLGIEDNEALYAAIRHAQQHQQPLLAFVSTHRKAWLSQHLPSTKDPHSAALARQSAAFDAQLQLAQHSIQLRVTDLSASTVITALCQESSVSALFTDAHADAEKARLLRAFARSGLAVQRIGSNTLLNADERQALPDQLIGRFTKFYHQVKGIPVARPAERFVLEEIVDPPPSATWPNRLRTLHGDSPRRTNSTHVLPITQGELDAWWQEYLWASRALAKYKHTRNQPMGRTAFSRLSAALALGTLSPQTVCTHIEAFEHQLEQNESTQWLRYELFWREYFHWAGERLGSALFQAPAPALSTAQARALNAWCNGQTGEGIVDAGMHELLATGFMSNRVRQLAASCLVHNLNVPWQYGAAWFEQHLIDYDVNSNYGNWGYIAGQHPLSAAPHAFDLSWQTQQHDPDGEYRRAWGALN
- the ppiC gene encoding peptidylprolyl isomerase PpiC, encoding MLGKKGATLASALHILVRDEQKALTLLSELNKGADFGKLARAHSICPSGKKGGDLGEFRRGAMVPAFDKAVFSGTGTGIQGPIKTKFGYHLIKVLYRR
- the pyp gene encoding photoactive yellow protein; the protein is MEILSFGSDNIENTLAKMSKGQLDEVAFGAIQLDAQGKILQYNAAEGDITGRKPSEVMGKSFFKEVAPCTNRPEFKGRFDEGVKKGDLNVMFEYTFDYEMKPTKVKVHMKKALSGDSYWVFVKRL
- a CDS encoding SCO family protein; translation: MAEVSAQQRITRRQRILLGVCGVALLLAILAGGLYLLGQPQRAPTVQGIVLYPSPKVPDFQVTDHQNRPFTQAELKGRWHLVSYGFTHCPQFCASTLASVAALTRLLAEEDSAYADVGLLFYSVDAERDTPAQLARYVTHFHPDLIGLTHTGAPGERFVPFERGLGITYQRVASHLGAHNVRSFDQSTSVSRTAVTTNTDYTVNHGVKLVLLNPDGQLQAVFEPSFHPYHGLHYFSLAQLKEDYLAVRRHFEYP
- a CDS encoding cytochrome C oxidase subunit IV family protein, with the protein product MSEASHHQPPISLFLKVWGLLFVLSFFSYLVDYYEVQGGLRWALVIFFMVLKAGVIIAVFMHVKWERLALKLLLGLPTLAILVFVVMMAIEANYIQITRLTFFS
- a CDS encoding cytochrome c oxidase subunit 3; translation: MTATPKESQVTGTDTWQGVVADWSGDKETFAMPWGKVMMWIFLLGDTFIFGIFLVGYMAVRMSTADAWPETGEIFAMTVFGHEFPLLLIALMTFILITSSGTMAMAVNYAYLGDRRKTVLLMAATALLGLSFVGMQAFEWTELIVHKGIRPWANPLGAEQFGAVFFMITGFHGLHVLGGVIYIAIVARRVHRGHYEQKGYAIVEITGLYWHFVDLVWVFIFAFFYLL
- a CDS encoding cytochrome c oxidase subunit 3; the protein is MNPFRKIMEKPWDPSAEESAMALAIGPGTQYAGQRLMLHIFLVIVSVVFLLMFATFITHSQFPGFQPLAGEPWSPFANTTALWLNTLWLALSSLAMHVALIRLRHDAATQALWAMLLAAFLAAAFVLAQFSLWRTVSGMGYALHGNPANSYFYLLTAVHALHLLGGLFVLVRAIWLLWRGAETARMQTSLSLSTTYWHYLLVLWALVFFLLTRSPETYRAIAVFCGLG
- a CDS encoding cbb3-type cytochrome c oxidase subunit I, which produces MTHIPFADQPHEDHHPTSFVAKYVWSQDHKVIAVQYSIIAIFVGVVALVLSAFMRLQLGFPDTFSFINPNSYLQFMTLHGMIMVVYLLTALLLGGFGNYLIPLMVGTRDMVFPYLNMLSVWFYFVSVLVLLASFFVPGGPTGAGWTLYPPQTILPGTPGHEWGIILMLASLAIFIVAFTMGGLNYVTTILQARTHGMTLMRMPLTLWGIFTASMMGLLAFPALLVSAVMMALDLLAGTSFFMPKLVSLGDSLDYSGGSPLLFQHLFWFFGHPEVYIVALPAFGMVSDVLATHARKNIFGYRMMVWAIVIIGGLSFLVWAHHMYVSGMNLAFGFFFATTTLIIAVPTALKVYNWTLTLWQGNIRLNSPMLFAIGFVFTFIHGGLSGLFLGNVIVDVPLADTFFVVAHFHMVMGVSTVMVLFAAIYHWYPLVTGRLLHEGMAKLHFWLTFLGAYAVFLPMHYLGFLGVPRRYFAMGDTLFLPQSAHTLNAAITVFALVLMVVQVVFIVNLIWSLRHGPKAGHNPWGATSLEWQTPDVPPAHGNWGARLPVVHRWAYDYSVPGAVQDFLPQNMPDEEVERLAPDTDSAVESKS